The genome window TAAGGTCTTCTCTACCCACCCTACCTGGACCTGACCATGCAGTTCACAAACCACAGCCATCAGAACCCAAACTCTTTTTTGCTCATGGGAATTCCTGGCCTGGAGGCATCCCACTTTTGGATTGCATTTCCCTTCTGCTCCATGTATGCCCTGGCAGTACTTGGCAACATGGCAGTGCTACTGGTGGTACGATCAGAGCCTGCCCTGCACCAGCCCATGTACCTGTTCCTAAGCATGTTGTCCATCATTGACCTGGTACTCTGCACTTCTACTGTGCCCAAGCTCCTGGCGCTTTTTTGGACAAATGCTACTGAGATCAACTTTGAGGCCTGTGCTACCCAGATGTTCTTTATCCATGGCTTTTCAGCTGTCGAATCTGGTATCCTACTAGCAATGGCCTTTGACCGCTACTTGGCCATCTGCCGGCCACTGCACTATGGGTCATTGTTGCCCCCAGAGGCTGTGGGCAAGCTGGCAGCTGCTGCTGTATTTCGTGGCTTGGGGCTCATGACCCCACTCACCTGCTTACTGGCAAGGCTGAGCTACTGTAGCCGAGTGGTGGCCCACTCCTACTGTGAGCACATGGCTGTGGTGAAGCTGGCTTGTGGGGGCACACGGCCAAACAACATCTATGGTATCACTGCTGCCACGCTGGTAGTGGGCACAGACTCCATTTGCATCGCTGTCTCCTACACACTCATTATCCGGTCTGTGTTAGGCCTTTCCTCCAAAGAGGCAAGGGCTAAGACATTTGGCACTTGTGGCTCCCACCTTGGTGTCATCCTTCTCTTCTATACACCAGGACTCTTTTCATTCTACACACAGCGCTTTGGCCAGCATGTACCCCGGCACATCCACATCCTCCTGGCTGACCTCTACCTTGTTGTACCACCCATGCTCAACCCCATCATCTACGGCATGAAGACCAAACAGATCCGGGATGGAGCCCTCCGACTGATGAAGCGGGGCATTGTTCACTCTTAAGTCTTCAGCCCCACCCTGGAACTGTCTTCTTCCTTTAGGCCTTGAGCAATTCTTGGAGGAGGCCACTGAGAGGATGTAACCGCCAGTTAACCTGTGAGTTGGCTGGGGGCATTTAGGCAAACCTTATCCATGTTTCTGTCCCTGGAACGTACATTCTTCCCACCATTCCCACAGTGAGAGCTGTTCCATGTAAACAGCCTTGAGAGAGTAAAGTATTGTTGGGCCCATCTGGAAAGTATATctgactgaacccagttaaggcctctatataaacttttaagatttagcagatggggaaaaaaaaaatgatttcacagATAGGTACTTATCTTGTGGCCACCAAGACTAATCTCATAAGGAAGTCCCTTGCTTATTTAACCTGCCACCTACCCATCTTGAGTGGTCTGCCcctttccttcatctcttcttGCTCTTTGTGTATGGGAGCCAGTTTGTGAACCAATAGCAAAGGTCTCTTGACCATTGCTGGTCAATGGTCAATGGTCTCTCTCCACCAGCAtggtggagagagaaaaacacatacCCAGTGGTATCCTTACTTTGATAAGGAGATACAGTCTGCATGAAGAATCATCAGATATTTCCCACTTGTGATGTAGATATGGTTACAAAGCCTATGGATGCCCTGTCTATTGGGAAACATGGTCACCAGGCTGATGATGGCCTCCCAGAGAATTCTACACTGCTCTTCTAACATGGCTCCTACCTTCTAGGAGACcttgataaaatgagaaagataGGACTGAtgatctaaaaaggaaaaataatcctcATCCATAGTCAGGTGTTTCAACTTGGGTATGGATACATGAATACCTCCCTCAGTGAACTCCAAGTTTGATAGGagaaacacatacacagagaggagaagcagagaaatggagacagaacACTCAACAATGGACCACAGGGACAACTGTGTCCATGGTACAGAGAAATAAGCAACAAGGTGTAATGTCAATCTAGGAAGGTGAAAGTTTTCATCTCTTCAGTGAGCATTTAGTATGTTAAAAATCTAGGGGTATGGACTTGATTAGGTCAAAAATCCTGTGGAGACTGTTCACTGTTCACTTTTAAAGGAGAACTACATGTAGGGAGACAAGAGTGAAACAAATTAGTTTAATTAgctaaattaaacaaatatgttTAGGAAAAGCACAGGGACTGTGGGTATTGAGTAAGGACACCTAAATTGCTCAGAGAAAAGAGATCCTAGTACCCACCTCTTTCATTCCACGTCTGTACAGATAGGAAAGCCTGTTTTCTCAGAAGCCTTCAACAATGCCTGGGTGTAAGGTGCGGTAACAAAGTCTCAGGCTAGATGATATCAAGCCTGTTCTCTGGCCATGTGAAGCTGCCAAGAAGCCTCAAATATCCAGGGAAAAGACCAGACCCCTTCGTTGGAGAGAAAATCAAGAAAGCAGTCCAGTTTGACCTCCAGAGCAGGTTTTAGAATTGAGAGTGATGGCAATGATTAGAAGGCTCATTAGGATCCAGAGTTCAGAGTCTCTGGTTTTGACATCCCTGCTTAGAATCCACATGCAGATAGGGAGTTAATAGGTATTTGGCTCCCAAGCAAAGCATTTTAGTAAGTTAGGGAAGAGCTTGCACAGAAGGCCACTCGCAGGCTCAGGAAGACCTAGCCTGTTCACTTCCTCCAGTTACAGCAATGGATTAGCTAACACTCTGCAGTGCCTCACAAGAATATGCATCATCGTCTTATAGTCTCATAACCATCTGATGAGGGCATATAATTACCCATACTTtacagagccagaggcagaagatTAAGAAGGTAATAACTTGCCCAAGAAATCAGTAAATATCAGAgccagaatacagatctttttaattctaaattctgTGTTGTTTACCCCTTACCCAGTAAGTTCCTATAAATATAGACCCTGAAACCAAAAATCTAATAATATTTAATCTAGGAATGAGGGGATAATTGTTTCCTAATATTACTGACCCTTCTGAGAATATGCAACATGCCAAACACTCTTCTAAGGTTTGGAAATATAATGATGATTCAGGAAGATAAATCCCTGGTGACAACTTGAATAGGCAACCTCAGCAAAATCTTCCCACCCATGTACTCTCAATGACTCCTGtgttatgaaaataattcttcctttaCTTTAGGGCTCAAAAGTAGTAGCTTTAATTTACCCACAAACATCCCAGGTTTCCAGGCAACTAGAGACCTCAGACTGGCCAATAAATTCTAGTCTCCAGGatatttaattcaaattattGGGGAAATCAAGAAAATCGGCTATACACTATCTGGGACTATTGattacagttgatttttttttctaaaactattttttaatgaggtataatttacctaaaaaatgcatatgttaaatatatagatGATATCTGACAAATGTGTGCAACAGAATAACCACCACCttaatcaagatacagaatatttttataatcccagaaagttcccttgtgCTCTTTCCAGGTAAAACCCTTAGGGGTCTCCCACTGAGAAAACCACTATTTGATTTTGATTACCTTGGATCAAATTTAAGTGTTCTAGAAGTTCATATTAGtgaaataatgtaatatatatgtgtCCAACTTCCTTGGCTCAACATGTTTTTTAGATTCATTCATATATTGTGCATGAGCTGtgaattcctttttatttgctaatatttcattgcatgaaCACACTGAGTTTAACTACTTggggacacttgagttgcttccttttttttttttttttaccattataaaAAACTGCTACGACTATTTCTTACActaaaagtagaatttctgggttatAAGGTAAACATGTTTAATAGAACCTGctgaattgttttccaaagtaattgtaccattttatactctTGCCAGGGCTGTAAGACACTTCTCAGTTGTTCCACATCGTGATCAACTCTTGAAactaccaaacttttttttattttaaccattccaATATGTGTAAAATGGTAATTTatgggttttatttgcatttttctgatgactgaCATTGAGCAACTGTTTATACACTTAATGTTTGTGCATACACCTTCTATAAAATGTCAAtgccttttgtccatttttattgaACTTTTTGCTTATTGATTTGTACtagtcatttatatattttgaatacaagtcATTTGTTATATAAACATAGTGAAAATATTAGCTAATTTTGTGGCttgccttttgattttcttaTAGATCTCTTTcgataaaaagaaatttttagttGCATATAAAgtaactaatgaatcgttgaacactacaacaaaaacttatgtactatatgttggctaactgaacataatgaaaCAAATTTTTAGTTGCAAATTCAAAATTAGCAATCTTATTCATGGTTAGtgctttgttttatagatttaacTTTTAATTCTATGTCTGTGATCCAACacaaaaaataattgtatatggtgtgaagtagagatcaagatttatttttccatttacagATACTCAGTTCCtgaatttgttgaaaagactcttttcCAAATTGAATTGCCTTGGCAACTTTGTCAAATATCAGTCAACTCTTTATGTGTGGatgtatttctggattttcttttctctttgattaaTCTATTTGATTATCATATCAATCTCATATCTTCATATCAACACTGTCTTAATAACTTTATAAGTCTCGAAATAGTATAAGTCCTCCTACACTGTACTTCCACAGTGactgatatatatatgtgtatatgtacatatatatgtaaatatatatatatataaatttgttagAAAACATATAATCAAACCCTTGtaataatttttgtagaaattatttttttagggggcacctgggtggctcagtgggttaaagcctctgccttcggctcaggtcatgatcccagggtcctgggatcaagccctgcatcggggctgtctgctcaatggagagtctgctatctctctctctacctgcctctctgtttacttgtgatatctctctctgtcaaataaataaataaaaatctttttaaaaaataagattttttaaaaaaagcttttttctgATCTCATATTGGCTAGGACCTCTGATACAACATTCAATAAATTTAGGcaaacatccttgtcttatttctgatcttaggaGGAAAGTATTCAATCTTTCTTAATTAAGTATCATATTAACTATAGGTTTTTCATAAGTTTTCTTtactaattattaaaaattattccgATGGTATTGAATTTGgtcatcatttttttcatatagttAGGCAAtcacatgatttttctccttcattctacTAATGGAGTATaccaattgacttattttttaatgttaaactaccttgtattcctggaataaaccccacttggttaGGATGCGCTATCAAATTTGTATATTACTGGaatcagtttgctaatattttggtaGGAATAACTGGCCTGTGTTCATGAAAGATACTGatcttgtaattttctttcttgtaatttCCTTGTCAAGTTCTTATATCAGGGTTTTGTTTACCTCCTAAAATGTATTAAAGTATTCCCTATTGatctattttctgaaaatgttcaTATAACATGTATtgtattccttaaatatttgataaaattacaTGGGAAAGAAATCTGGGTCTGaagtttcctttgtttattttacatttaatttttaatgaatatgaTTCTATTCAAACTTTCTATTTTCacaatctttccattttctctagaTTGTCAAAATAACAATTGTCATAATATACCAACAAGtctataaaattattcataatatccttttattttcctttcaattctgTAGGATTTGTCaccttttattatattcattattcatgtttactttgtcttattttgtcaTGCTGGTAGGGGAGAGAAGTATatcaattctattaatttttaaaatgagactgGCTTTGTTGacttttctctatttgtttttctttaatttctgctctttatttcctttctgctatttactttgggtttaatttgctcctCTATTTCTAGCTTCTTAAGGTGGAAACTTAAGGTcactgatttttaagtttttttcataaaaactCACATGTAGAAGCTTCTTTCTATGCATTGCTTTAGCTGTATCccacatattttaatatgttgtgTTAACATATTTTGTACTACTGTTTAATTTCCATTATGACTTTTTTAAGACCCATGGGTTATTTTAAGTGTGTTGTTTACTTTTCAAGTACTTGGTGAGTTCCtatatttattattgcttttaatttataatttaattccattatggtTGGCAAACCATAATATACAGGGCTGACTGTATTTCAGCCCTTCAAAATGTATtcagacttgttttatggccctTATATAGCCTGAGTAAATAGTCCATGTGCActtcaaattaatatttcttcAGGTTTAGAGTATATTTTATGGTTATCACTCAGGTCAAGTTGATCAATGGCCAACTTTACcatatctttaaagattttttatctgGTTCTCCTATCAGTCACTGACAGAACTGTTAAAAAGTTCTAATTACAATTGTggattttcctctatttttccttttatttctgtcagTTTTGCTTTGTGTACTTCAAAGATCTGTTATTAGGTGTatacatatttctaatttttatatatttatccttaaattttttttgtttaaattcaatttaggtaACATATACTGTACTGTCAGTTTCATGGGTAGAacttaatgattcatcagttgcaaataacacccagtgctcattacaagtgcctttaatacccatcacccaattaccccatctccTCATCcacttcccctctagcaaccctagtttgttttctacatttaagagtttcttatgatttgcctccctctctgttttcattttattttaattgacacTTTTAGCATTATAAAATGAGCCTCTTTATCTTGAGTTGTGATCTGCTTTTAAGTCAATTTTGCCTAATATTATACAACTAACTTTCTTCTGGTAAACTGAATAGTACatcattttccatccttttacatTTAAACTGTCAGTGGGTTTATATTTAATTAACTGTAAAGAACAAAAATGCTTATGTATCTAGTCTGACAAATTCTGCTTATTAACTGGAATGTGTAGTCTGTTTACATTTAATGTTATAATATACTTTAAGTCTGTTTGTCTGtcttactatttgttttttatttgcctcctttgttctttattcctttatttctgctATATTGCATTTGGGAGAGGGAGGTAATTGAACACATATTGAAATACCATTCTATCCCCTCTACTTGTGGTTAGCTGTacttcatattattaaaatacttgGATACTTAGGTATACTTGAAATACTATTCTATCCCTTCCACTTGTGGTTGTCTGTACTGCATATTATTTTTGTACAGATAGTTCTAGGGCTTACCCTCTATATCCCTAATTTATAACAATATTCCTTAAATTCATATTATATCTCTTCATGTAAAACATAAGAATTTAAACAGTTCAGTTCCATTTACTCTGTCCTttgtgatatttttatacatattttacataagctatatatttacatatattttatatgcattataaaCTTAAACAAACTACttcaaagaatttaataaaacgattttatgtatatatttactattttcagtgctcttttttccttcctatagatctaaatttttatatagtatttctCTTCAACATGAAAAACTTCCTTTAGCATTTTTGTAGTATAAGTTTGTTGGAAAGAAATTCTCTCACTTTTTAcctgaaaatattcttatttaaaatgtgtttttgaggggcacctgggtggtttttagtgggttaaagcctctgcctttagctcagttcatgatctcagggtcctgggatcgaaccccacattgggctgtctgttcagcagggagcctgcttccccctctctctctgcctatttttgatctctgtcaaataaataaataaaatcttttttaaaaatgtgttttagattaaaaaaattttttgctagCTATTGAATTCTAAATTGAtaggtttatttttccttttagcactctAAATACATTGGCCCTTCATTTTCTTACCTCATTTTTTATGAAAGTCTTTCATAATTCTAATTATTCCCATAATTATACCTTTTTTCAGAAGTTTTGATTAcatttttcctctgtatttagTTTTCATCAGTTTGACTTTATGTCAGTGtgtaattttctttgtattcattttgCTTAGGACTCTGAATTTCCTGGGTCTGTgggttaattttataattttgtaatcaaatttggaaaatgtttttaattcagttatttttctgaCCCATTTTTCTCCTCCTGGGACTTCAACTACTTATATGTAAGACTACTTGATAGAGACCCAAATGTCATTCTACTTATTTAaactcttttctgtttctcttaacCAGTTAATAGAATACTGAATAACTTTTATTGACTTGGTCTTCAGGTTCTCTATCCTTTCTTTCACATTATCCAATCTGATGTTTTTCCCAGTAATGATTTTACTTCAGatatattttcagatatataattttaatttgattcttTTATGCAGTTTCTAAATCTCTCCTTAAACCCTCATATCAGGAGAACCATTGGACCCAGACAATCAGACACTCCTACCTCCTCTCCTGTCCTTGGGAGTATGCTCTGCCTACCATCCTCACACTGGAGCTGTTCCCAGGACATATCCTTGAGAGAGTAAGGTGTCTGAGACCATCTGGGTGGTATACATGACTAAGCTCAGTTAAggcctctatataaacttttaaagttCTGGTGGGTGTATGTAGAGATCAGCTCATCTTGTGGCTGCCCAAGACAGGACTCATATGtaagttccttttttaaatcttctaCCCACCAATCTGGAGTGACTTGCCTCTTTCTTCAATCTTTCCTTGCCTTCTGTGTACAGGGACCTGTTTCAGATTACACCTAGGAAGCTCCCAAGAAGGTTGCCTACTACCAATTGTTACCTATTTACCCatcttctttgtactttttaaactgtttttatagttatggtaaaatatttgttttaatatttaattctaaacacaaagagaaaatatttgtttaaccCAAATTATGAGCTATGAGAAGTCTCTTTCTGCTAACTTTGTGTCCCCTTGATTATGCTTTTTTGGTATGTATAGTAATTTTTCAATGTATACCAGACATTGTAAATGATGTATTGAAAAATATCTTGATCTCATTTTCTTGCCTTGAGgagtttttagtttttgtctaGCAGGCATGATTTACTTATTGATGTGTCAAGATCTTATCTTAAGAGGTTTAACTTCAggctttcagattttattttcctatatttcctTAGTCCAAGATCAAAGTCTTTAGTATGCGATGTACTATTAAGGCACAGCTTTTATGAAGGTTTAAAGTCTGAGATGTTACCAATTGTTCTCAACTTACTGAAACTAAAATACCGAACTCTGTCTTCCCAACAGGAAATTGCTGATATCAGGGATGCTACCCTAATTTAAGCTGTTGTACAGTTACTTTCTTAGTTTCAGTCTCTCTGACCTTGTAATATAGGAAAAACTCTATCTGGTGCCCAGGATCACTGCTCCTTCATTCTTGTCCAATCGGTTCACCTTAACATGTACTGCTCTATTGTCTCATCTTCTCTTTAGGCCCACCTGTTCTCCTCAATTACTGGTCCACTCTAGAGtcctttggtttctctttcccttctgatATCCACTATTTAAGCAATCTCCCAGCAGGGTTAGAGGTCCAAGCCCTTCTCATGACActacttttctctattttgtaaCTCTAATAGGCTTGGGGCCAACATTATATCCTATTCAGATGAATGACTCAAACAAGTGGCTTAAATAAGTTACTACTATAATACATGCTTTGAAGTAATGAGTAGATATAACATATCTGTCTGGACCATCTCAAGAGTCAGAAGATGGATATTAAATGTTTCAGTGGCTAGAAACAGAAGACTATCCATGTGAAGTGGGTCAGGACGATCCCTTCAGTTTTTCTAAGAAATAGAGACAGTTGCAGTCTTAAGATTGGTATACAGAGCCTGAGCCACCCTAGGATGCAAGGTCAGAAGGGGAAAAAGACAGCAAACAAGGGAAGAACTGATGAAACTGTATTATGTTAATACAGTGTTTCTCAATGGGGATTCAGACTTCTGGGATTCTTGGTGGAGGGAGACAAGGGGTATACCCCTTGTCCTACAACTTTCTTTGCATAGAAGTTATTTCCTCTAAAAGCAAATACTGTATTTCTCTACCTACACTGTACTAAGGTATAACCAGGCTTGGAAACCATGAAAAGTGATGAAGtagatcttcttcttcttttttttttttttttttttttttccttaaagagagCAAGAAACTTCTTGCAAAGCACCTTCTTCAAATAAGGTCATGTCGTGATATTCAGGCAGAGAAACTTTTCTCTCCTTGTGAAGGGAAAATAAGTGCTTCTGCCAGCCTGGAAGATTCAGAAAATATGGAAGGTTGAGTAGTTGTAGGCTCATTCACTGAAATGCTTcatttcttgctctttctgtATCAGGTCACTTTCTGTATTAGGTCATCTACACCAAAGCAAACTTTTTATTGAGACTGAACATTCAGTTGTCTTCTTATTTATGCCTGCCTTAAAATCCTACCCTGGGTCTGATTTTCAATAGTCTGTCTTCTGGCCGCAGAAAGCTTTGAAAGCTACCATGGAGGACCTCTGCCCTTTACTGGTATAGGCCAGAAGTAAGATTCTTTAAAACTCCAAT of Mustela nigripes isolate SB6536 chromosome 1, MUSNIG.SB6536, whole genome shotgun sequence contains these proteins:
- the LOC132011832 gene encoding olfactory receptor 52P1-like, which encodes MQFTNHSHQNPNSFLLMGIPGLEASHFWIAFPFCSMYALAVLGNMAVLLVVRSEPALHQPMYLFLSMLSIIDLVLCTSTVPKLLALFWTNATEINFEACATQMFFIHGFSAVESGILLAMAFDRYLAICRPLHYGSLLPPEAVGKLAAAAVFRGLGLMTPLTCLLARLSYCSRVVAHSYCEHMAVVKLACGGTRPNNIYGITAATLVVGTDSICIAVSYTLIIRSVLGLSSKEARAKTFGTCGSHLGVILLFYTPGLFSFYTQRFGQHVPRHIHILLADLYLVVPPMLNPIIYGMKTKQIRDGALRLMKRGIVHS